A single genomic interval of Selenobaculum gibii harbors:
- a CDS encoding sporulation transcriptional regulator SpoIIID, protein MLNKALSDRVRIVLEKNKAERHIRGGEATRKKYKYYKENL, encoded by the coding sequence ATGTTGAATAAAGCTTTGTCGGACAGAGTGAGAATTGTCTTGGAAAAAAATAAGGCGGAACGCCATATTCGGGGTGGCGAAGCGACGCGAAAGAAATATAAATATTATAAAGAAAATCTTTAA
- a CDS encoding rod shape-determining protein codes for MLGMSMDIGVDLGTANVLVYIKGKGVVLNEPSVVAIDKDSDRVLAIGEEARRMIGRTPGNIVAIRPLREGVIADYDTTESMLRHFIEKVAGKSFLFKPRIMVCIPSGVTTVEKRAVLEAAVQAGARKTYLIEEPLAAALGAGLEISEPYGAMVVDIGGGTTDVAVISLGGIVISDSLRIGGDKFDEAIIRYVKNEYNIMIGERTAEDIKVNIGAAMRDARSGSLEVRGRDLLTGLPKTIKMEVNETCEALNEPVSRIIQCVKKVLEDTPPELAADIMDRGIVMTGGGSMLFALDRLIQKETGIPTYLADDALSCVALGTGKALDSIDKLEDSLTTLKNTSIR; via the coding sequence ATGTTGGGAATGTCAATGGATATTGGTGTGGATTTGGGAACGGCCAATGTTTTGGTTTATATAAAAGGCAAAGGGGTTGTTTTAAACGAGCCTTCTGTTGTAGCTATTGATAAAGATTCAGATAGGGTTCTTGCTATAGGTGAAGAGGCACGTCGTATGATTGGGCGTACGCCTGGAAATATTGTTGCGATCCGTCCGCTTCGTGAAGGGGTTATTGCGGATTATGATACAACGGAAAGTATGCTTCGCCATTTTATTGAAAAAGTTGCGGGAAAAAGCTTTTTGTTTAAGCCTCGTATTATGGTATGTATTCCATCTGGAGTAACGACTGTTGAAAAACGTGCTGTATTAGAGGCAGCTGTACAAGCGGGCGCGCGTAAAACTTATTTAATTGAGGAACCGCTTGCAGCAGCTTTAGGAGCTGGGCTTGAAATTTCTGAGCCATATGGTGCGATGGTGGTGGATATCGGTGGTGGAACTACCGATGTTGCTGTGATTAGCTTGGGTGGAATTGTTATAAGCGATTCGTTAAGAATCGGTGGTGACAAATTTGATGAAGCGATTATTCGTTATGTGAAAAATGAGTATAATATCATGATCGGGGAGCGTACGGCAGAGGATATTAAGGTTAATATTGGAGCGGCGATGCGCGATGCCCGTAGTGGTTCGCTCGAGGTACGTGGGCGTGATTTATTAACGGGATTGCCAAAAACGATAAAGATGGAAGTAAATGAAACTTGTGAGGCTCTCAATGAACCTGTTAGCCGAATTATCCAATGTGTCAAGAAGGTGCTTGAAGACACACCACCTGAACTCGCGGCTGATATTATGGATCGTGGTATTGTCATGACGGGTGGGGGCTCAATGCTTTTTGCATTGGATCGCTTAATTCAAAAAGAAACAGGAATTCCAACGTATTTAGCAGATGATGCATTGTCTTGTGTTGCGCTTGGAACAGGCAAGGCATTGGATTCCATAGATAAATTGGAAGATAGTTTAACTACACTGAAAAATACAAGTATAAGATAA
- the flgF gene encoding flagellar basal-body rod protein FlgF: MIRGLYTAASGMITETTRTDVISNNLANVTTTGYKKDETVSSEFERVLIRRINDGQVAPQIGELGRGSKIDEIYTQHEQGSTQQTGNTFDLAIEGKGYFVVDTPQGTRYTRNGSFNLAENGQLVTNEGFPVLAEGRPVQINGNGNVTIGADGRIALDNEQIATLDFVEFDDDRVLKKEGNSMYVAPQGERSRQATGKISQGQLELSNVNVVSEMVKLINAYRAYETNAKALQSEDSMLEKAVNEVGRG; encoded by the coding sequence TTGATACGTGGGCTTTATACAGCGGCATCAGGAATGATTACAGAGACTACGCGTACGGATGTTATTTCAAATAATTTAGCAAACGTAACCACTACTGGTTATAAAAAAGATGAAACGGTGAGTTCTGAATTTGAACGAGTTCTAATTCGACGTATCAATGATGGACAAGTAGCACCTCAAATTGGCGAGTTGGGTCGTGGTTCGAAAATTGATGAAATTTATACACAACATGAACAGGGGTCAACGCAGCAAACAGGGAACACTTTTGACCTTGCGATTGAAGGAAAAGGTTACTTTGTAGTTGATACTCCTCAAGGGACAAGGTATACCCGTAATGGGTCTTTTAATTTAGCTGAGAATGGACAACTTGTTACGAATGAAGGATTTCCTGTTTTAGCAGAAGGTCGTCCAGTGCAAATTAATGGAAACGGCAATGTAACTATTGGCGCCGATGGGCGAATCGCATTGGATAATGAGCAAATTGCAACACTTGATTTTGTTGAGTTCGATGATGATAGAGTTTTGAAAAAAGAAGGTAACAGCATGTATGTTGCTCCGCAAGGAGAGCGTTCTAGACAAGCTACGGGGAAAATTAGTCAAGGCCAGCTGGAACTGTCAAATGTCAATGTTGTATCAGAGATGGTTAAACTGATTAATGCATATCGAGCATATGAAACGAATGCAAAGGCATTGCAATCAGAAGATTCAATGTTAGAAAAAGCAGTGAATGAAGTTGGCAGAGGATAA
- the flgG gene encoding flagellar basal-body rod protein FlgG, which produces MMRALWTAASGMNAQQSNMDVISNNLANVNTTGHKKHRAEFQDLMYQTLRQAGADSGPDTQLPTGLQMGHGVRMVATNTIHTQGSFQSTGNPLDVAIEGEGYFQIELPDGTTAYTRDGSFKRDNTGRMTTSEGYLLTPEIVIPDNATDITISGEGRVFAAIPGQNEPEECGQIELARFTNPSGLSSMGKNLYLETAASGVPVTGNPGEDGAGTLVQSYLEMSNVQIVEEMVNMIVAQRAYETNSKAITTSDSMLEVANGLKR; this is translated from the coding sequence ATGATGCGTGCATTGTGGACTGCAGCTTCAGGGATGAATGCGCAACAGAGTAACATGGATGTTATTTCTAATAATTTAGCGAACGTAAATACAACAGGACATAAAAAACATCGGGCTGAATTTCAGGATTTAATGTATCAAACGCTTCGTCAAGCGGGTGCTGATTCTGGCCCAGATACACAATTGCCTACTGGCTTACAAATGGGGCATGGCGTTCGTATGGTAGCTACGAATACAATACATACACAAGGAAGTTTTCAAAGCACGGGAAATCCATTGGATGTTGCAATTGAAGGTGAAGGCTATTTTCAGATTGAGCTGCCTGATGGGACAACAGCATATACGCGAGATGGTTCTTTCAAACGTGATAATACTGGTCGTATGACTACTTCAGAAGGATACTTATTAACGCCAGAAATTGTAATTCCGGATAATGCTACAGATATTACGATTTCAGGTGAAGGACGCGTTTTTGCGGCTATTCCTGGACAAAATGAACCAGAAGAATGTGGACAAATTGAACTTGCTCGTTTTACGAATCCATCTGGGTTGTCGAGCATGGGGAAAAACTTGTATTTGGAAACAGCGGCTTCAGGAGTGCCCGTTACAGGTAATCCAGGCGAAGACGGTGCTGGTACACTTGTTCAATCGTATTTAGAAATGTCAAATGTGCAAATCGTTGAAGAAATGGTGAATATGATTGTTGCGCAACGTGCTTATGAAACAAATTCAAAAGCGATTACAACGTCTGACTCTATGTTAGAAGTAGCAAATGGATTAAAACGGTAG
- the flgA gene encoding flagellar basal body P-ring formation chaperone FlgA, with the protein MRKILLSLLILLGILQGLACAEESSITINVYDTCNISGPDVLLGDIADIFGYDNSRIEQLRNLKVANAAAPGEDLVLTSELLGIRLSSAGVDFSGIAWNIPPTIKIKTESQLISGDSLVQIAKNFVYGQIDLSSSERIYTVEASNLPRNCFLPLGDVQYKVDLPYGVRYSAPTNVVVNIYINGAFYTKSMLRLQVTMQEPVVMATRSIAKGEMLTAGDLHLVTVDTSRLPAGYLTNTNDAVGLVARRNINIGVPITKSLLDKEILIKRSDMINLLSKVNGVEIVVPGMAMQNGRVGDRIRVKNTLSNKIVMGRVIDEKTVQVGTH; encoded by the coding sequence ATGAGAAAAATTTTACTTAGTCTGCTGATTTTACTTGGAATATTACAAGGGTTAGCATGTGCTGAGGAATCTTCGATTACGATTAATGTATATGATACTTGCAATATTAGTGGACCAGATGTTTTATTGGGCGATATCGCAGATATTTTTGGCTACGATAATTCTAGGATAGAACAATTACGAAATTTAAAAGTTGCAAATGCAGCTGCACCCGGAGAAGATTTAGTCTTAACGAGTGAATTGCTGGGAATAAGGCTTAGTTCAGCTGGGGTGGATTTTTCAGGTATTGCTTGGAATATCCCCCCCACTATTAAAATTAAGACAGAATCACAGTTAATATCTGGGGATTCATTGGTGCAAATTGCAAAGAATTTTGTTTATGGTCAAATAGATTTATCTTCGTCAGAGCGTATATATACGGTTGAAGCCTCTAATCTTCCGAGAAATTGTTTTTTGCCGTTAGGTGATGTTCAATATAAAGTTGATCTGCCCTATGGAGTTCGTTATAGTGCACCTACAAATGTGGTCGTTAATATTTATATTAACGGTGCATTTTATACGAAAAGTATGCTTCGTTTACAAGTTACAATGCAGGAACCTGTAGTTATGGCAACACGTAGTATTGCGAAAGGTGAAATGCTTACAGCAGGAGATTTGCATTTAGTCACTGTTGATACAAGTCGATTACCAGCAGGGTATTTAACGAATACGAATGATGCGGTTGGTTTAGTTGCCCGGCGAAATATTAATATAGGGGTTCCGATTACCAAAAGTTTGCTTGATAAAGAAATACTGATTAAGCGTTCTGATATGATTAATCTTCTTTCAAAGGTAAATGGTGTAGAAATTGTTGTTCCTGGAATGGCAATGCAAAATGGTCGTGTAGGAGATAGAATTCGTGTGAAGAATACGTTGTCTAACAAGATTGTAATGGGACGAGTAATTGATGAAAAAACGGTACAAGTTGGGACTCATTGA
- a CDS encoding flagellar basal body L-ring protein FlgH: protein MKKMNKLCAMLILCTVILMSFPLQVNAESLWVDDSSGLNLFADRKARLVGDSLTIIIKESSNASRSGSSNNSKSGSNTLAAGTGIFDFLAAASASGEDKFQSSGKITNTNTVTGKITVQVTEVKPNGNLVVSGTQSIKQNTDLHTITITGIVRPDDIAADNTVLSSYVANAEMKFDGKGPINAKQRQGILTQIFNILF, encoded by the coding sequence ATGAAAAAAATGAATAAATTATGTGCAATGCTGATTTTATGCACAGTTATCCTTATGAGTTTTCCACTACAGGTAAATGCGGAGTCCTTATGGGTAGATGATTCAAGTGGGCTTAATCTGTTTGCCGATAGAAAAGCACGGTTAGTAGGAGATTCCTTAACGATTATTATTAAAGAAAGTTCTAATGCTTCACGCTCAGGAAGTAGTAATAATTCTAAATCGGGATCAAATACTTTAGCGGCAGGAACGGGAATTTTTGATTTTTTGGCTGCTGCAAGCGCAAGTGGTGAGGATAAATTTCAATCTTCAGGGAAGATTACAAATACGAATACCGTTACAGGAAAAATTACTGTGCAGGTAACGGAAGTTAAGCCTAATGGAAATCTAGTGGTTTCGGGTACACAGTCTATTAAACAAAATACCGATTTACATACGATTACGATTACAGGGATTGTGCGTCCTGATGATATTGCAGCAGATAATACTGTATTATCTTCTTATGTTGCAAATGCAGAAATGAAGTTTGATGGAAAAGGTCCAATTAATGCAAAACAACGTCAAGGTATATTGACGCAGATATTTAATATTTTATTTTAA
- a CDS encoding flagellar basal body P-ring protein FlgI: MQKKIATIALLVILCFMTTTVFAASTTVSTRIKDIAKVQGVRSNQLIGYGLVVGLAGTGDSNKTLETLQSVGNMLKAFGVSIDSSQLKTKNVAAVMVTANLPAFARPGDTIDLTISSMGDAKSIQGGTLLQTPLKAANGQVYAVGQGAVSTGGFATSSGGGGTSKNFTTVGLSPNGGIVERDVEAKLGSDGTISLSLAKPDFTTAARITNAINSRFGNIAGANNPGTVKITVPYMYQNNLIGFVAELEDLYVTPDSIAKVVVNERTGTIVMGGNVAVDEVAIAQGGLNVNIVKTTSVNQPQPFSLGETIVSKDTDVQVTEDKAHTIVLSATANVSDVVGALNAIGATPRDIISILQAMKAAGALHADLEII, translated from the coding sequence ATGCAAAAAAAGATAGCGACAATCGCATTATTAGTTATCCTCTGTTTTATGACTACAACTGTTTTTGCTGCCTCGACTACAGTGAGTACGAGAATAAAAGATATTGCTAAAGTACAAGGCGTTCGTTCAAATCAGCTAATTGGTTATGGACTTGTTGTTGGTTTAGCTGGAACTGGAGATTCAAATAAGACTTTAGAAACATTACAATCTGTGGGGAATATGTTAAAAGCATTTGGTGTTAGTATAGATTCTTCACAGTTGAAAACGAAAAATGTTGCTGCTGTTATGGTAACCGCAAATTTACCGGCATTTGCTAGACCGGGAGATACGATTGATTTAACAATTTCATCTATGGGGGATGCGAAAAGTATCCAAGGTGGTACTTTGTTACAGACTCCGCTAAAAGCAGCGAATGGGCAAGTTTATGCTGTAGGACAAGGTGCTGTTTCAACAGGGGGGTTTGCGACTTCTTCTGGAGGTGGTGGTACTAGCAAGAATTTTACGACAGTAGGACTTTCACCAAATGGTGGAATTGTTGAGCGCGATGTTGAGGCAAAATTAGGCTCCGATGGTACGATTTCCTTATCATTAGCAAAACCAGATTTTACAACAGCCGCAAGAATTACAAATGCGATTAATTCTAGATTTGGTAATATTGCTGGAGCGAATAATCCTGGTACGGTAAAGATTACGGTCCCCTATATGTATCAAAATAATTTAATTGGTTTTGTTGCGGAGCTGGAGGATTTATATGTTACGCCTGATAGTATTGCAAAAGTTGTTGTAAATGAACGAACTGGAACGATTGTTATGGGCGGTAATGTTGCAGTAGATGAAGTTGCCATTGCACAAGGTGGTTTAAATGTAAATATAGTGAAAACGACTTCTGTGAATCAGCCACAACCATTCTCATTGGGGGAAACGATTGTATCGAAGGATACTGACGTACAAGTTACTGAAGATAAGGCACATACGATTGTCCTTTCGGCAACGGCAAATGTGAGTGATGTTGTAGGGGCGTTAAATGCAATTGGAGCAACACCACGTGATATCATTTCTATATTACAAGCGATGAAAGCTGCTGGAGCGCTTCATGCAGATTTAGAGATTATTTAA
- a CDS encoding rod-binding protein: protein MQIDAISSSVAMSEYNNAKSKSSTDFAQHLEEATKTAKEKQDDKKLKSACKDFEAMFLNLMYTKMRETVPKNTLFGDSNEEQILQSMLDTELTKKMADAGGMGLADMLYRQLSLSKK, encoded by the coding sequence GTGCAAATTGATGCGATTTCTTCATCGGTAGCGATGAGCGAATATAATAATGCAAAATCAAAAAGCAGTACGGATTTTGCCCAACATTTAGAAGAAGCAACAAAAACGGCAAAAGAAAAACAAGATGATAAGAAACTAAAATCGGCTTGTAAGGATTTTGAAGCGATGTTTTTGAATTTAATGTATACAAAAATGCGTGAGACTGTTCCTAAAAATACTTTATTTGGCGATTCGAATGAAGAGCAAATTCTGCAGTCAATGCTGGATACAGAATTGACAAAAAAAATGGCGGATGCCGGGGGCATGGGATTAGCTGATATGTTGTATCGACAATTATCATTATCGAAAAAATAA
- a CDS encoding phosphodiester glycosidase family protein codes for MKRFNKYSAVIFLVLVMFMQVVFAAPASSVTNIRFSQKAEAVRIVFDVDSVPSYEVKQEVNGTKIILNMPNTMNKANLTSLPIKDTAIKSIDFAMDAKNNFSTIITLNRNAVYKVNTLKNPNRVYIDIIKNYDQKIVDQIAPGFQHITLMRGNEKGMITAHVLDIDLKKGYQIKPALANGVIAGRQTVSGIAKDNNAIAAINASYFALNGEILGLTKIDSTIVSTAGLARSALGIAEDGTPFIGTVDYQGLVKLRDGETLPISGVNSERGENGAVLYNQYYDKTTKTNIYGREYVIKDNEVIAINPNNSALKKGEVVLSVHGSSADRLANLQVGQDCVITEDLGEPWNKAKDILGVGPLLVQNGSVYLTTKIEQFGPDVASGRAPRTAVGLTKDGHVLLAVIDGRQSHSIGYTLLELALFMQEMGAVSAVNFDGGGSSEMVIGKDIINSPSDGGERKVGSALVVLGK; via the coding sequence ATGAAGCGGTTTAATAAATATAGTGCTGTAATATTCCTTGTATTAGTCATGTTTATGCAAGTTGTTTTTGCAGCCCCGGCTAGTTCGGTAACGAATATTCGTTTTAGTCAAAAAGCTGAGGCTGTTCGTATTGTGTTTGATGTTGATTCAGTTCCTTCTTATGAAGTGAAACAAGAGGTAAATGGCACAAAAATTATTTTGAATATGCCAAATACAATGAATAAAGCGAATTTAACATCTTTACCAATTAAAGATACGGCTATAAAGAGTATTGATTTTGCAATGGATGCAAAAAACAATTTCAGTACGATTATCACATTGAATAGAAATGCAGTTTACAAAGTTAATACACTAAAAAATCCTAATAGAGTCTATATTGATATTATCAAAAATTATGATCAAAAGATTGTAGACCAAATTGCGCCAGGATTTCAGCATATAACGCTAATGCGAGGAAATGAAAAAGGGATGATTACTGCGCATGTGTTAGATATAGATTTGAAAAAGGGATACCAGATAAAACCTGCGTTAGCGAACGGGGTGATTGCAGGGCGGCAGACGGTTAGTGGTATTGCGAAAGACAATAATGCGATTGCGGCGATAAATGCTTCCTATTTTGCTTTAAATGGTGAAATACTTGGCTTGACCAAAATAGATTCAACGATTGTTAGTACAGCCGGATTGGCGCGTAGTGCATTAGGAATTGCGGAAGATGGAACCCCTTTTATTGGGACTGTTGATTATCAAGGTTTGGTAAAATTGCGTGACGGTGAAACTTTACCGATTTCAGGTGTGAATTCTGAACGTGGTGAAAATGGAGCAGTACTCTATAACCAATATTATGATAAAACCACGAAGACGAATATTTATGGCAGGGAATATGTAATTAAAGATAATGAAGTGATTGCAATTAATCCTAATAATTCCGCCTTGAAAAAAGGTGAAGTAGTTTTATCTGTTCATGGATCAAGTGCAGATAGGTTAGCCAATCTACAAGTTGGTCAGGATTGTGTCATTACAGAGGATTTGGGAGAGCCTTGGAATAAAGCGAAAGATATTCTGGGGGTTGGCCCATTGCTTGTACAAAATGGTAGTGTATATTTGACGACAAAAATAGAGCAGTTTGGTCCTGACGTTGCAAGTGGCAGGGCGCCTAGAACTGCTGTTGGGTTAACAAAAGATGGACATGTTTTACTAGCGGTTATCGACGGCAGGCAAAGCCATAGTATTGGATACACTTTATTAGAATTAGCTTTATTTATGCAGGAAATGGGTGCGGTAAGTGCTGTTAATTTTGATGGTGGTGGTTCAAGTGAAATGGTAATTGGTAAAGATATTATAAATTCTCCATCAGACGGTGGGGAACGAAAAGTTGGTTCTGCATTGGTGGTTTTAGGAAAATAG
- a CDS encoding biotin/lipoyl-containing protein, producing the protein MLHKKSILLIIFSLLFVFGVWTVAAGSLVNQQAVLSGEVVSAVAVGEHVVEGSELVRVKTLAGSNTAARSNTSGIVREVLVTPGNKINSGDVVVRIEAQ; encoded by the coding sequence ATGCTTCATAAGAAAAGTATATTACTCATAATATTTAGCTTATTATTTGTATTTGGTGTTTGGACGGTTGCTGCTGGATCTTTAGTAAATCAGCAAGCAGTTTTGTCAGGAGAAGTTGTTAGTGCTGTAGCTGTTGGAGAGCATGTAGTAGAAGGAAGTGAACTGGTAAGAGTAAAAACTCTTGCAGGATCAAATACTGCTGCTCGTTCGAATACAAGTGGAATTGTTCGAGAGGTTTTAGTAACTCCAGGTAATAAAATTAATAGTGGTGATGTAGTGGTTCGTATTGAGGCACAATAA
- a CDS encoding SpoIVB peptidase S55 domain-containing protein, protein MVQFLKNMVWAILLLIYMPIACVQASPEIMTVDQLQPGMHGVAKTVIRGTAVESFAVEIIGVLRDGAPEGMILGRVSGDVINQTAGVLQGMSGSPVYIDGKLVGAISGGWPSIDARVCAITPIAEMLKIWDMPDDKGEKKIHQVEVNAPLETANVEKDKVSALESKEESKDLFLEKEKEVVEAVKQVDPEKASTMLVATGFTPAAFSMLEEKLAPLGMKPYQGIGSANDSYAPIQLEPGSALGVALVRGDFSLAATGTVTAIEGNKLVAFGHPFYRRGNVNYFLTDAVVLTSEHGLNGGFKFGQTGNLIGVINQDRTAGIGGVIGKYPSVIPMQITVKDKQLNKDSVYNLQLAYDEELTAPLAASMVYNAIDKTMDRIGESTAKIDFEIQANSVPGGVIKRDNMYYSMQDSGQLAVGELFQALNMLSTNTFHEIDIFSVKANVEIDQTRRTASIISAIPKKTAVKPGETVDIAVKLKPYRSEEVTVNVPYTVPAKQPKGTMMLEVRGGGLISLAQLMMKQQGIDLSAEEDKTRPLEEDIKKFLEANKNNEIVVAPGVMNPNLPNQNKPIQEPQQVQEPINPVVPEESSKTEDVSERKMGTIGDEKLEEENVQSKNRKTVDYIIDNIQRISLKVE, encoded by the coding sequence TTGGTACAATTTTTAAAAAATATGGTATGGGCAATTTTATTGCTTATATATATGCCCATCGCTTGTGTACAAGCATCCCCAGAGATTATGACGGTTGATCAATTGCAGCCGGGTATGCATGGAGTTGCAAAGACAGTGATTAGAGGAACTGCTGTAGAAAGTTTTGCTGTAGAGATTATTGGAGTATTACGCGATGGTGCGCCAGAAGGTATGATTTTAGGTCGTGTATCAGGTGATGTGATCAATCAGACTGCTGGTGTATTACAAGGAATGAGTGGGAGTCCAGTATATATTGATGGAAAACTAGTTGGAGCAATTTCTGGCGGTTGGCCGAGTATTGATGCAAGAGTTTGTGCAATTACGCCAATTGCGGAAATGCTAAAAATATGGGATATGCCAGATGATAAAGGCGAGAAAAAGATTCATCAAGTAGAAGTGAATGCGCCTTTGGAAACTGCAAATGTAGAAAAGGATAAAGTTTCCGCACTGGAAAGCAAAGAGGAAAGTAAGGATTTATTTTTAGAAAAAGAAAAAGAAGTTGTTGAGGCAGTTAAGCAAGTAGACCCGGAAAAGGCTTCAACTATGTTAGTTGCTACAGGTTTTACTCCAGCGGCATTCTCGATGCTTGAGGAGAAGTTGGCACCTTTGGGAATGAAACCATACCAAGGAATTGGCTCGGCGAATGATTCGTATGCTCCAATTCAATTAGAACCGGGAAGTGCTTTGGGTGTTGCGCTGGTTCGAGGCGATTTTAGTTTGGCTGCTACTGGCACAGTTACTGCAATTGAGGGAAATAAGCTTGTTGCTTTTGGACATCCTTTTTATCGTCGCGGTAATGTAAATTATTTTTTAACGGATGCAGTTGTATTGACATCAGAGCATGGATTAAATGGTGGTTTTAAATTCGGGCAGACAGGAAATTTAATCGGTGTAATTAATCAGGATCGTACTGCGGGAATTGGTGGCGTCATTGGCAAATACCCTAGCGTAATTCCGATGCAGATTACGGTAAAAGATAAACAATTAAATAAAGATAGTGTTTATAACCTTCAACTGGCATATGATGAGGAGCTTACTGCGCCATTAGCCGCGTCTATGGTGTATAATGCAATTGATAAAACGATGGATCGTATAGGCGAAAGCACGGCAAAAATTGATTTTGAAATACAAGCAAATTCGGTTCCGGGTGGAGTTATTAAGCGTGATAATATGTATTATAGTATGCAAGACTCTGGACAGTTAGCCGTTGGGGAGCTGTTTCAAGCGTTGAATATGTTAAGCACAAATACGTTCCATGAAATTGATATTTTTAGTGTAAAAGCAAATGTTGAAATTGATCAAACGCGTCGTACGGCATCTATTATTAGTGCTATACCGAAAAAGACAGCGGTTAAGCCAGGTGAGACTGTAGATATAGCAGTGAAATTGAAGCCTTATCGTTCAGAGGAAGTCACTGTGAATGTTCCTTATACTGTTCCTGCAAAACAACCGAAAGGAACAATGATGCTTGAGGTGCGTGGGGGCGGATTGATTTCGCTGGCGCAGCTTATGATGAAACAGCAGGGAATTGACCTCAGCGCAGAAGAAGACAAAACGAGACCTTTAGAAGAAGATATTAAAAAATTCTTGGAAGCAAATAAAAATAATGAAATTGTTGTGGCCCCTGGCGTTATGAATCCAAATTTACCAAATCAAAATAAGCCAATCCAAGAACCTCAACAAGTCCAAGAGCCAATAAATCCAGTAGTCCCGGAGGAAAGTTCTAAGACAGAAGATGTTTCGGAAAGAAAAATGGGGACGATTGGAGATGAAAAATTAGAAGAAGAGAATGTGCAATCTAAGAACAGGAAAACCGTTGATTATATTATTGATAACATTCAAAGGATTTCGCTAAAAGTAGAATAA
- a CDS encoding MlaE family ABC transporter permease: MVIAFLERIGREVLKFIEGFGSVLMLGYETICQFKKPPKFKHVLEQMAHLGVDTLPIVTLTILFTGMVITLQTATEFIKFGAQSTVGGIVAIAMGRELAPVLTGVVAAGRVGAAITAEISSMKVTEQIDALRVMATNPIAYLVVPRLLACMIMIPLLTIFANVIGSFGGYLVATLYAGINSITYTQSIQNFTVPYDITGGLIKSVFFGAVIAIIGCYKGLNAPNGAVGVGKATTGSVVGSIITIFISNCFLSLILYR; encoded by the coding sequence ATGGTGATAGCCTTTCTGGAAAGGATTGGACGAGAGGTTTTAAAATTTATTGAAGGCTTTGGTTCTGTACTAATGCTTGGTTATGAAACGATATGTCAATTTAAGAAGCCTCCGAAATTTAAACATGTTTTAGAGCAAATGGCGCATTTGGGAGTAGATACATTACCGATTGTTACATTAACGATTCTGTTTACAGGAATGGTAATTACGCTCCAAACAGCAACGGAATTTATTAAATTTGGTGCACAATCTACGGTAGGTGGAATTGTTGCAATTGCGATGGGGCGTGAATTAGCGCCTGTTTTAACAGGTGTAGTTGCGGCTGGGCGCGTTGGTGCAGCAATTACTGCAGAAATCAGCTCAATGAAAGTGACGGAGCAGATTGATGCATTAAGAGTAATGGCAACAAATCCTATAGCCTATTTGGTCGTTCCTAGGCTTTTGGCTTGTATGATCATGATTCCGTTATTGACTATTTTCGCTAATGTAATTGGTAGTTTTGGTGGCTATCTTGTAGCAACTTTATATGCGGGAATCAACTCAATAACGTATACCCAATCCATACAAAACTTCACTGTTCCTTATGATATTACTGGTGGATTGATTAAGTCGGTATTTTTTGGCGCTGTAATTGCAATTATTGGATGTTACAAAGGGTTGAATGCACCAAATGGAGCTGTTGGTGTTGGTAAAGCTACGACTGGGTCGGTTGTGGGTTCAATTATTACAATCTTTATTTCCAATTGTTTTTTATCATTGATTTTATATCGTTAG